One region of Cucurbita pepo subsp. pepo cultivar mu-cu-16 chromosome LG03, ASM280686v2, whole genome shotgun sequence genomic DNA includes:
- the LOC111789606 gene encoding uncharacterized protein LOC111789606, protein MAEHQKRPVGHGLEVVDDSRHEKALLRAFDQNGVSRNSSKDGPSWRVEPCEVEKISRRLSLLEEDTRAMKKALFESLEERRNLVYEINQQFQSISKHHQLCNEVAEDHDETLQLPEEWRSGVGLSQIFHHQPNISLVFKHFKPNLLAFTDYLPTEK, encoded by the exons ATGGCAGAACACCAAAAACGCCCTGTTGGGCATGGATTGGAAGTAGTAGATGATTCACGCCATGAGAAGGCTTTATTAAGAGCATTTGATCAAAATGGGGTTTCGAGAAACTCATCAAAAGACGGTCCCAGTTGGAGAGTTGAACCTTGTGAAGTTGAGAAGATCAGTAGAAGACTGAGCCTTCTTGAAGAAGATACTAGAGCTATGAAGAAAGCTTTGTTTGAGAGTttggaggaaagaagaaatctGGTGTATGAGATAAACCAGCAATTTCAGAGCATAAGCAAACACCATCAACTCTGTAACGAGGTAGCTGAAGATCATGATGAGACACTCCAACTCCCTGAG GAATGGAGAAGTGGTGTTGGCCTATCACAAATCTTTCACCACCAACCAAATATATCTCTCGTCTTCAAACATTTCAAACCAAATTTGTTGGCATTCACTGATTATCTTCCAACAGAAAAATGA
- the LOC111790978 gene encoding triphosphate tunel metalloenzyme 3-like produces the protein MSLRLIPNSGHSFHLRRPTFLRFNNHRLRVFSPPKHNPSLSLRAESSARERFSNLNEPPMEVEVKLRLPDSSSHQKLSDLLSPHHIKTHNQQNIFFDGANAELSSSLAVLRIRFYDDDSHCILSLKAKPVISGGISRIEEHEEPLEPSIGRACVEEPNRMQLMEWSKILERVKKEYGIGREGFVCLGGFRNVRRVYEWKGLKLELDETIFDFGRNYEMECESEEPERVMDLLEGFLKENGIDYSYSEASKFAIFRSGKLPTF, from the coding sequence ATGAGTCTCCGATTGATTCCGAATTCCGGCCACTCCTTCCATCTCCGCCGCCCCACATTCCTCCGCTTCAACAACCATCGCCTGAGAGTTTTCTCACCGCCCAAACACAATCCCTCTCTTTCACTCCGCGCAGAATCCAGCGCCAGAGAGCGTTTCTCCAACCTAAATGAACCACCAATGGAGGTCGAAGTAAAGCTCCGCCTTCCAGATTCTTCATCTCACCAGAAACTCTCCgatcttctctctcctcaccACATCAAGACGCACAATCAACAGAACATCTTCTTCGACGGCGCCAACGCCGAGCTCTCCTCCAGCCTCGCCGTTCTCCGCATCCGATTCTACGATGATGACAGCCACTGCATCCTCTCTCTCAAAGCGAAACCTGTAATCTCCGGCGGAATCAGCCGCAtcgaagaacatgaagaaccGCTGGAGCCGTCGATCGGCCGCGCCTGCGTGGAGGAACCAAATCGTATGCAGTTGATGGAATGGTCGAAGATTTTGGAGAGAGTGAAAAAGGAGTACGGGATTGGGAGAGAGGGATTCGTGTGCTTGGGAGGATTCAGGAACGTGAGAAGAGTTTATGAATGGAAGGGATTGAAATTGGAATTGGATGAAACTATTTTCGATTTCGGAAGGAATTATGAGATGGAATGCGAGAGTGAGGAACCGGAACGAGTTATGGATTTGTTGGAAGGGTTTTTGAAGGAGAACGGGATCGATTATTCGTATTCGGAGGCTTCCAAGTTCGCAATTTTTCGATCCGGGAAGTTGCCAACCTTCTGA
- the LOC111790977 gene encoding COBW domain-containing protein 1: protein MASISLDIASAAFMTLTSTRSNHISTRLPSAFLPFRPFTFTLTSFQSPPLAPLHFSLASKRTSRRFSVASTATPTSESDESDVLTKIPPDDRIPATIITGFLGSGKTTLLNHILTAEHGKRIAVIENEFGEVDIDGSLVAAKTTGAEDIVMLNNGCLCCTVRGDLVRMISELVNKKKGKFDHIVIETTGLANPSPIIQTFYAEDSVFNDVKLDGVVTLVDAKHAAFHLDEVKPEGIVNEAIEQIAYADRIIVNKTDLVGEPQIADLVQRIKKINRMAELKRTKYGKVDLDYVLGIGGFDLERIDSAIDTESKEDHASHSHHDEHEHEHDHDHDHDHHHHNHEHDHKHDHHSHDHTHDPGVSSVSIVCEGILDLEKANMWLGTLLLDRSDDIYRMKGLLSVQGMDERFVFQGVHDIFQGSPDRLWGPDEPRINKIVFIGKNLDAEELEKGFKACLL from the exons ATGGCTTCCATTTCTCTGGACATTGCTTCCGCCGCTTTTATGACCCTCACTTCTACCCGCTCCAACCATATTTCTACCCGCCTTCCTTCTGCTTTTCTCCCTTTTCGCCCTTTCACCTTCACTCTCACGTCTTTTCAATCACCACCTCTCGCCCCCCTCCACTTCTCTCTCGCGTCCAAACGAACCTCTCGAAGATTCTCGGTCGCCTCCACAGCTACTCCCACATCGGAGAGCGATGAATCCGATGTATTGACGAAGATTCCCCCCGATGACCGGATTCCAGCTACGATTATCACTGGATTTTTGGGTTCTGGGAAG ACAACATTACTTAACCATATATTAACAGCAGAGCATGGGAAGCGAATTGCGGTTATTGAAAATGAG TTTGGAGAAGTAGATATCGATGGTTCTTTGGTTGCTGCAAAAACAACTGGTGCTGAGGATATTGTTATGTTGAATAACGGATGTCTTTGCTGCACTGTGAGGGGTGATCTTGTCCGGATGATATCAGAGCTGGTTaataagaagaaaggaaaatttgaCCATATTGTGATCGAGACTACAG GATTGGCAAATCCATCACCAATCATTCAGACATTTTATGCCGAGGACTCGGTTTTTAACGATGTGAAGTTGGATGGTGTTGTCACGTTAGTTGATGCCAAACATGCAGCATTTCACTTGGACGAAGTTAAGCCGGAAGGAATTGTCAACGAGGCTATAGAACAAATTGCTTATGCTGATCGAATCATAGTAAACAAG ACTGATCTTGTTGGCGAGCCACAAATTGCTGATCTGGTCCAACGGATAAAG AAAATAAACCGGATGGCTGAACTGAAGAGGACAAAGTATGGcaaggttgacttggattatGTTCTTGGGATAGGAGGCTTTGATTTGGAGAG GATAGATAGTGCCATTGATACTGAATCGAAGGAAGACCATGCCAGTCATAGTCACCATGACGAGCACGAGCACGAGCACGACCATGACCATGATCATGACCATCACCACCACAATCATGAACATGACCACAAGCACG ATCATCATTCGCACGATCACACGCACGACCCTGGCGTTTCTTCTGTCAGTATTGTCTGTGAAGGAATCTTGGATCTTGAGAAG GCAAACATGTGGCTCGGTACGTTATTGTTAGACCGTAGTGATGACATATACCGGATGAAAGGTCTCCTATCAGTTCAGGGTATGGATGAGCGATTCGTGTTTCAG GGTGTTCATGATATATTCCAAGGTTCGCCCGATCGATTATGGGGTCCAGACGAGCCGAGAATCAACAAGATTGTGTTTATAGGAAAAAACTTGGATGCAGAAGAGTTGGAGAAAGGCTTCAAAGCTTGTTTACTGTGA
- the LOC111789695 gene encoding protein TOPLESS-like — protein MAGVAGDTRSLGDVKPRIPEDSNDKSKIWKLTEINEPSQCRSLRLPENVRVNKISRLIYTNSGSAILALASNAIHLLWKWTRSDRNSTGKATANVLPQLWQPSSGILMTNDVADTSSEEAVPCFALSKNDSYVMSASGGKISLFNMMTFKTMTTFMPPPPAATFLAFHPQDNNIIAIGMDDSTIQIYNVRVDEVKSKLKGHSKRITGLAFSHLLNVLVSSGADAQLCVWSSDGWEKQRTRVLQLPNGRPLSSQSDTRVQFHQDQAHFLVVHETQIAIYETTKLECVKQWTPRESGAPISHATFSCDSQMIYASFLDATVCVFTVANLRLRCRISPSAYLPASVSNASVQPLVIAAHPQEANQFALGLSDGGVHVFEPLESEGKWGVPPPIENGSASSVPTTPSVGASGSDQAPR, from the exons ATGGCTGGAGTG GCTGGGGATACCCGAAGTTTGGGGGATGTGAAACCTAGAATTCCTGAAGATTCAAATGACAAGTCAAAGATTTGGAAGCTCACTGAAATTAACGAACCATCTCAATGTAGATCCTTGAGGCTGCCTGAGAACGTACGAGTAAACAAG ATATCTAGGTTGATCTACACAAATTCTGGAAGTGCAATCTTGGCATTAGCATCAAATGCAATTCATCTGCTATGGAAATGGACGCGAAGCGATCGTAATTCAACTGGCAAG GCAACTGCAAATGTTTTGCCGCAATTATGGCAACCATCAAGTGGCATTCTAATGACCAACGATGTTGCTGACACTAGTTCTGAAGAGGCTGTGCCCTGCTTCGCTTTATCTAAAAACGATTCTTACGTCATGTCAGCTTCTGGTGGAAAGATATCCCTCTTCAATATGATGACATTTAAG ACAATGACGACTTTCATGCCGCCACCACCTGCTGCCACATTCCTTGCCTTTCACCCACAAGATAACAATATAATTGCCATTGGCATGGATGATTCcacaattcaaatttataatgtcCGCGTGGATGAG GTAAAGAGCAAGCTTAAAGGCCACTCTAAAAGAATAACTGGCTTGGCCTTCTCTCACTTACTGAATGTGCTAGTTTCATCCGGAGCTGATGCACAG CTCTGTGTGTGGAGCTCTGATGGGTGGGAGAAGCAGAGAACAAGAGTCTTACAACTTCCAAATGGGAGGCCATTATCCTCCCAGTCTGACACTCGTGTACAGTTTCATCAGGACCAGGCGCACTTTCTTGTCGTGCACGAGACTCAGATTGCAATATACGAGACTACAAAGCTTGAGTGTGTAAAGCAG tGGACGCCACGGGAATCTGGTGCACCAATCTCTCATGCAACATTCTCTTGCGACAGTCAAATGATATATGCCAGCTTCTTGGATGCAACTGTCTGCGTGTTTACCGTTGCTAATCTCAGATTACGTTGTCGAATTAGTCCTTCAGCTTATCTTCCTGCTAGTGTGAG CAATGCTTCCGTACAACCACTAGTGATTGCAGCACATCCCCAAGAAGCAAACCAATTTGCTTTAGGGCTGTCAGATGGCGGGGTTCATGTCTTCGAACCCCTCGAGTCCGAAGGAAAATGGGGTGTGCCTCCTCCCATCGAAAATGGATCAGCATCAAGTGTGCCGACGACTCCATCAGTTGGAGCTTCAGGTTCAGATCAAGCCCCAAGATGA